CGCCCGCCTAAACCTCTTGATCACCGGGGTCCGCCTGCCTAAACCTCTTGATCACCGGGGTCCGGCCGCCAAACCTCTTGATCACCGAGGTGGGTGGGCGGGGGAGGGGTGGGGAGGGGTGGGATTACTGGACGGCGGGGGTGAGGGTGAGGGTGTCGGTCGTGGTGTCCAGGGTGGCCCGGGTGTGGACGGGGACGGTGAGCTGGCCGGGGCCGTGGCCGATCGGCAGGCCACCGAGGACCGGCACGCCCAGGTCGCCGAGGCGGTCGGTGAGGACGTCCACGACGGTGGTGTCCCACCCGTCGGCGCAGTCGGTGAACTGGCCGACCGCGACTGCGGCCAGGCCGTCCAGCGCGCCGGCGCGGCGCAGGTGGGTGAGCATCCGGTCGACCTTGTACGGGGGCTCCTGCACCTCCTCGACGAGCAGCACCGCCCCGGTCAGGTCGGGCATGTCCGGGGTGCCGATGGTGGCGGTGATCAGGCAGAGGTTCCCGCCGATCAGCCGCCCGGCCGCCCGCCCCGCTACCCGGACCGGATACGTCGCCTCCTCCGGCACCGCGGCCACGGTCACCGGGGCGGTGGTCATCAGCGCGGCGTGCAGCGACTGCGCCGAACGCAGCGGCGTGCGCTCGTCGACCCAGGCCGCCCCGGGACCGTGCACGCCGGCCAGCCGGGCACCCCGCCAGAGCGCGAACTGCAGGGCGGTGATGTCGGAGAAACCGGCCACCACCTTCGGATCCCGCCGGACGGCGGCCATGTCGATCAGGTCGACCACCCGCTGTGCGCCGTAACCGCCCCGGGTGCAGATCACCCCGCGTACCTGCGGGTCGGCGAAGGCGGCGTTCAGATCGGCGGCGCGCAGCGCGTCGTCCCCGGCGAGGTAACCCCGGCGGGCGTACGCGTGGGGTGCCACCACCGGCCGCAGCCCCCAGCCGGTCAGCAGCTCGATGCCGCGCGCCACCCGCTCCGGCCGGGTCGGCCCGGACGGCGAGACCAGCATCACCGTGTCGCCCTCGCGCAGCACGGGCGGACGCAGGACGGACGGGTCGTCGGCGATCACAGCGGCCGAGCATAGCCGCCCCGCCGGGCCGGACCGCGCTGATCCGGTCCCGTCGTGGGCGCGGCGACCCGGCCCGCTCCGGTCCTGCCGGCGGTCGGCGCGAGGCGTCCCGGGCGGCTGTCGACGTACCCGATAGCCTCGACGGCGTGGGAACCGCACTGGTGATCGAGAACGACCCGACCGACGACCCCCGACGGCTGGGGGACTGGCTGGTGGAGGGGGGCCTGGAACTGCGGGTGCTGCGCCCGCACGCCGGCGACGAGCTGCCCGACGACCTGACCGGGTACGTGGCGCTGGTGGTGCTCGGCGGTGACCAGCACGCCTACCCGTCGGCCGACGGCACCCCCGGCGCACCCTGGTTCCCGAAGCTCGAAGGGTTGCTGCGCAAGGCCGTCCGGCACCGGGTGCCGACCCTCGGCGTCTGCCTCGGCGCGCAACTGCTGGCCACCGCGCACGCCGGCCTGGTCGAGCGCAGCCCGTCCGGCCCCGAGGTGGGTCCGGGGGTGGTCGGCCGGCGCGACGCCGCCGAGAGCGACCTGCTGTTCCGGTACGTGCCGCTGATCCCGGACGTGCTCCAGTGGCACGCCGACGAGATCACCGAGCTGCCCCGGGCCGCCACCCTGCTGGCCGCCTCGACCCGCTACCCGCACCAGGCGTTCCGGCTCGGTGACCGGGCCTGGGGTCTCCAGTTCCACATCGAGTGCGACACCGCGATGATCGCCGAGTGGGCGCACGGCTCCGAGCTGCTCGCCGAGCTGGGCTACGACGAGGACCTGGTGGTGGCCGCCTGCGACCGGGTGATGGCCGACGTCGAGGAGGTGTGGCAGCCGTTCGCCGTCCGCTTCGCCGCCCTCGCCCTCGGCGAGCTGGCCGACGACACCCGCCGCAGCCTCCCCCTGCTCGGCCATTGAGATGAGCAGACCCACCAGGGGACGGCTGGCCCGTTACGGCTTCGCCGAGGGCGACGGTGGTCCGCGCGCCGCCGACCTGCTCGGCTCGGACGGGCTCGGGCTGTGGCGGGCCGACGAGCAGGAACCCGTCGACCGGGCGGCGGCCGACCTGCTGGCCGCGCTCTCCCGGGCCGCCGACCCTGATCTGGCGCTGCGCCAACTGCACCGGATGGTGGAGTCCGAGCGCCGGACCGCCACTGCGACGGGGTCGGGGGTGCTGGCCGCGCTCGACACCGACCCGGGCCTGCGGCGTCGGCTGGTCGCCGTCCTCGGGGCGTCCTCCGCCCTGGGTGACCACCTGGTCGCCAACCCGGGCCAGTGGACGGTGCTCGGCACCGCCCCGGACGGGCTGGCCCCCACCGCCGACGGCCGGCTCGACCTGGCCCTCGCCGGGCGGCTGACCACCGCCACCGCGCCGGTGGCGGTGCTGCGGCAGGCGTACCGGCTGGCGTTGCTGCGGATCGCGGCGGCCGACCTGACCGGCGGGCGGGGCCTGGAGCAGGTGATGTCGGCGCTCTCCGCGCTGGCCGACGCCACCCTGGCGGCGGCGTACGAGATCGCGGTGGGCGAGCTGCCGGCGGGGACGCCCCGGCCGCGGCTGGCCGTGGTGGCGATGGGCAAGTGTGGCGGCGGCGAGCTGAACTACGTCTCCGACGTCGACGTGATCTTCGTGGCCGCGACCGACGAGGACCTGCCCGCCGCGACCACCGTCGCGGCCCGGCTGATCCATGTCTGCGGGCTGGTCGCCTGGCCGGTGGACGCCGCGCTGCGTCCGGAGGGCAACCGGGGGCCGCTGGTCCGCACCCTGGCCAGCCACCTCGCCTACTACCAGCGCTGGGCCCGCACCTGGGAGTTCCAGGCGCTGCTCAAGGCCCGGCCGGCCGCCGGTGACCTGGCGTTGGCCGGCGAGTGGGTCGACGCCCTCGCCCCGCTGGTCTGGCGGGCGTCCGAGCGGCCCGAGGCGGTCTCCGACGTACGCGCCATGCGCCGCCGGATCATCGACAACATCCCGCCGAAGGAGCTGGACCGCGAGATCAAGCGAGGTCCCGGCGGCCTGCGGGACATCGAGTTCGCCGTCCAGCTGCTGCAACTGGTGCACGGCCGGGGAGACGAGTCGCTGCGGGTGCCGGGCACCGTGCCGGCGCTGCGCGCGTTGGTGACCGGCGGCTACGTCGGGCGGGCCGACGGCGAGGCGCTGCTGCGCGGGTACCGCTTCCTGCGCGGCGTCGAGCACCGGCTCCAGCTCCAGGCGCTGCGGCGCACCCACACCGTGCCGACCGAACCGGCCGCGCTGCGCTGGCTGGCCGCCGCGCTCGGCTACGCCGCCATCCCCGGCCGCAGTGCCGTGGAGAGCTTCCGCGTCGACTGGGTCGCCCATGCCACCGAGGTACGCCGGCTGCACGCCAAACTGCTCTACCGGCCACTGCTGGAGTCGGTGGCCCGGGTGCCCGCCGACGGCCTTCGGCTCACCCCGGAGGCGGCCCGGCACCGGCTGGAGATCCTCGGTTTCGCCGATCCGGCCGGGGCGCTGCGGCACCTCCAGGCCCTCACCGGCGGGGTGAGCCGGACCGCCGCGATCCAGCGGACCCTGCTGCCGGTGCTGCTCAGCGAGTTCGCCGACGCGCCCGAACCGGACCGGGGGCTGCTCAACTACCGTCAGGTCTCCGACAAGCTCGGCAGCACCCCGTGGTACCTCCGACTGCTGCGCGACTCCGGCCCGGTGGCCCGCCGGCTGGCCCGGGTGCTGTCGTCGTCCCGGTACGCGGCCGACCTGCTGGCCCGGGAACCGGAGGCGCTGCGGCTGCTGGCCGAGGAGAACGAGCTGGCACCCCGGTCCCGGGAGGTGCTCGGCGACGGGTTCGCCGCCGCCGCCGCCCGGCACGCCGACCCGGTCGAGGCGACCCGGGCGGTCCGCGCGCTGCGTCGCCGGGAACTCGTCCGGATCGCCTGCGCCGACGTGCTCAGCCGGGCCGGTGGGTTGGCCCCGCGACCCGAGCGCGGCGCACCGACCGGTCCGCTGGCCGACGTGACCCGGGTCGGCACCGGGCTGTCCCACGTCACCGACGCCACCCTCTCCGCCGCGCTGCGGGCCGTCCGGGCCGCCCAGCCGAAGCTGCCCGGCCTACGGTTCGCGGTGATCGGCCTGGGTCGCCTCGGCGGGTACGAGTCGAACTACCTGTCCGACGCCGACGTGCTCTTCGTCTACGACGCGCCGGCCGGGACGGCGGAGAGCACGGCCAGCGCCACCGCGCACGCCATCGCCGAGGAGCTGCGTCGGCTGCTGAGCGCCCCGGCCCCCGACCCGGCGCTCGGGGTCGACGCCGACCTGCGCCCGGAGGGACGGCAGGGGCCACTGGTCCGTAGCCTCGCCGCCTACGCCCAGTACTACGCCCGCTGGTCCCGGGTCTGGGAGGCGCAGGCGCTGCTGCGCGCCCGGTTCGTCTGCGGCGACAGCGACCTGGGGGCCGAGTTCGAGGCGATGGTCGACCCGGTCCGCTATCCGGCCGACGGGCTGACCCGCGAGCAGATCGTCGAGATCCGGCGGATCAAGGCCCGGGTGGAGAACGAGCGGCTGCCCCGGGGCGCCGACCCGGCCACCCACACCAAGCTGGGGCGGGGTGGTCTGGCCGACGTCGAGTGGGCGGTGCAGCTGCTCCAGCTCCGGCACGCGGGGGCGTACCCGCAGCTGCGCGGGACGCGTACCCTCGATGCGCTCGCGGCGGCGCGGGACGCCGAGCTGGTCGACCCGGCGGACGCCGCCGCGATGGCCGCCGGGTGGACCCTCGCCGCGCAGGTCCGCAACGCGCTGATGCTGGTCCGGGGCCGGGCCGGCGACCAGCTCCCCCGGCACGGGGTGGAGCTGGCCGGGGTGGTGCGGTTGCTCGGCGGGGACGACCCGGGGGAGTTCCTCGACGACTACCTGCGCACCGCCCGGCGCTCCCGGACGGCGATGCAGCGGGTCCTGGAGAGCTGAGCACGCCGCCGGTGCGGGTCCGTCACCGGCGGCGGAGCAGCACCAGGTGGTCGACCAGGGTGGCGGTCTCGCCGTGCGGGCCGGTGGCCTGTCGCTGCGGCGTGTCCAGCCGTTCGACGTGCCATCCGTCCGGGTCGAGATCGAGGTCGGCCAGGGTCTCCTGCGGGGTGGGGAAGCGCAGGTGGCGGTGCTCGGGGTCGCCCCAGGGCGGCACCGAGCCGTGCTCGACCACGAGCAGCCGCCCGCCGGGTGCCACCGCCCGGGCCGCGGCCCGCAGCACCTCGGTCCGGGGGAAGTCCAGGGGCGACTGGAGGAACTGCGCGGAGACCAGGTCGAACACGCCGGCCGGGAAGGTCCGGGCCAGGTCGTGTCGCCGGAACTCGACCCGGGCCGTCACCCCGGCGGCCGCCACGGCGGCGGCCGACCGCTCCAGGGCGGCGGTGGAGACGTCGACGGCGGTCACCCGCCAGCCCCGCCGGGCCAGCCAGACCGCGTCGCCGCCCTCTCCGCAGCCCAGGTCGAGGGCGGTTCCGGCGGGCAGCTCCCCGACGACGTCGACCAGGTGCGGATTGGGCCGCCCGCTCCACTGTCGCTCCCGGCCCTGGTACAGCTCGTCCCAGTGCCGGGCGGTCGCCTCGTCGACCGCCGGGTCGCCGTCGGCACCCGCCCCGACCGGGACGACCGCCGGAAGCCCGGCCCCGGGAGCCGGGTCGGCCGCCGGCACCCCGGCGGCCGGGGCGGTGGCCGTGGCTGCCCGGCGGGCAGCCACCGCGCGGGTGGTGTCCTCGTCGATCAGGTCGGCGTTGACCGCGGCGGCGGCCTTCAGGCCCGCCGCGGCGGCGGCGATCACGGTGGCCTGCGGGTCGGTGACGTTGCCGGCCGCCCACACCCCGGGCACCCCGGTCGCGCCGCTGGCGTCGGTGGCGAGCCGGTTGCCGAGAACGTGCCCGCCGAGCCCGAAGTCCTCGGAGGTCAGTCCGAGCCCGGTGAGGAAGGCGGCCCGGGCGTGGAACGCGGGGGCCACCACCAGCGCCTCCCGGGGCACCACCCGGCCGGAGCGCAGCCGTAGGCCGGTCAGCCGGTCGGCATCGACCTCCACCGCCGCGACCTCGCCGTCGACCACGGCGACACCCCGGGCGGCGAGCTTCTCCGCGTCGTCGGCGGGCAACGGGCCGGCGGTGTGCGTGAAGACCACCACGTCGTCGGTGAGTTGCCGGAACAGCAGCGCCTGGTGGGCGGCGAACGGCCCGGTGGCGAGCACCCCGACGGCCCGGTCCCGGACCTCCCAGCCGTGGCAGTACGGGCAGTGCAGCACGTCCCGCCCCCACCGGTCGGCCAGGCCCGGCACCTCGGGCAGCTCGTCGACCAGGCCGGTGGTGACCAGCAACCGCCGGGCGTGCAGCGTACGGCCGTCGGACAGGGTGACCGCGAACCGTGCCGGCCCGGCGTCGCCGGCCCGGTCCGGGCCGTCGGCCGGGTGGGCTGCGTCGGCCGGGTCGGCTGCGTCGGCCGGGTGGGCTGCGGTGACCGTGCCGTCGAGGACGGTGACGCCGTAGCGGGCCACCTCGGCGCGGCCCGTCGTGTACAGCTCGGCGGGCGGCACGCCCTCGTTGGTCAGAAAGTTGTGCACGCGGTCGGCGGGGGCGTTGCGCGGAGCGCCGCCGTCCACCACCACGACGTCGCGGCGGAACCGGCCCAGGGCGAGCGCGCCGCTGAGCCCGGCCGCGCCGCCGCCGATCACCACCACGTCGTGCACCACCGGGTACGTCATGATCGTTGCCTCCTCGCGGGTGGGTCCGTCCCACCTACGCCCCGGATCGTCCCCCCCGGATCGCCGAACTGCCAAACATCGTTGCCGGAATGGCAAACTGGTGCGGTGACCGACGAGCGCACCGACCAGGAAGCCCAGCCCCGGTCGGCGGCCGGACCCGGCAACCCACGGTCGGGGGACGGCTCCGGGCCGGACCGGGCCTCGCGGGTGGGTGGCGGCTCCGGGCCGGACCGGAACCGGCGGGCGGGTCGCGGAGCCGGGCCGGGCCGGGACTCGCGGGTGGGTGGCGGACCAGAGCCGGACCAGGGCTCGCGGTCGGGTGGCGGTGCCGGCCCGGAGCAGGGTGCCGGGGCGGGGCCGGGACGGTGGACCGTCCCGGACGGGACGCAGGCCGCCGACCCCGAGGAGGTGCTGACCGCCGTGGGGCCGCGGCTGCGGGCACTGCGCCAGCAGCGCGGCGTGACGCTGAGTCAGCTCGGAGCGGGGACCGGGATCTCGGTCAGCACGCTGTCCCGGCTGGAGTCCGGCGGCCGGCGGCCCACCCTGGAACTCCTGCTCGCCCTGGCCCGCTTCCACCGGGTGCCGCTGGACGACCTGGTCGGCACGCCGCAGATCGGGGATCCCCGGGTGCACCGCCGGCCGGTGCTCCGGCACGGGGTCACCATCGTGCCGTTGAGCCGACGTCCGGGCGGTGTGCAGGCGTACAAGATGATGTATCCGCCCGGGGTGCCGGTGGGGGAGCCGAGCCAGCAGGTGCACGAGGGCTACGAGTGGCTCTACGTGCTCTCCGGCCGGGTCCGGCTGCTGCTCGGCGGTCACGACCTCACCCTCGACGCCGGTGAGGTGGCCGAGTTCGACACCCGTACCCCGCACTGGTTCGGCAACCCGTTCGACGCTCCCGCCGAGCTGCTCAGCCTCTTCGGGCCGCAGGGAGAGCGCCTCCACGTCCGCGCCCGCCCCGCCACCCCACCCCCCGCCCTGCCGCGTTGATCAAGAGGTTTGCGTCGTGCTGCTGCGGATCCCTGACCTGAACCTCTTGATCAACTCGGCGATGCGGCGGTGGTGGTGAGGGTGGTGAGGGTCCAGGTGCCGGGGGTGGGGACCGTGAGGAGGGTCCAGGGGCCGTCAGGGGTGATCGTGGCGGGGGGTGAGGCGGTCAGCCAGCGGGTGTGGCGGATGCGGATCAGGACCTGGGCGGCGGCTGTGGTGCGGAGGGTCAGCGTGGCGGCGTCCTGGCGGACCAGCACCCCGGGCGGGGCGACCAGGGGCGTCGGGTCGGTCACCGCGTACAACCGCCAGTGCCGGTCCGACCAGACCTCGGTCAGGTACGGCAACCCCGCCCCGACCAGCTCCGCCTCGGCCCGGCCCACCCAGGACAGCGGCGCGTCGGGGACGGCGACGTACTGCACGGCGTACTCGTCCAGCCAGGCCCGGTAGCTGTCGGCGGTCAGCGGCACACCGGTGCCGCCCGCCCCCGGGACGGTGGTGAAGAAGAGCGGATTGCGGCCGATGTCGACCTGCCGCAGCCAGCCCCGGGCCAGCGGCACCTCGCCCAGCTGCGCGGCCTCCCAGTAGTTGCGGGTCGGCGGCACCTCCACCCGACCGGTGAGCCCGCGCCGGCCCAGCTCGGCGGCGAGCGGGGCGAAGTAACTCCGGTCGGCGGTCGGATCGTCCGCGCTGCGCAGGTCGGCGGCGACCACCGGCGGCAGCCACCAGCACACCACCGCCAACAGCGCGGTCAACGCCACCGCGCCGGTCCACCCGCCCCGGGCGCGTCCCGCCCGCCCGGTCCCCGGGACCTGCCCGGACCCTGCCGTCGCGTCGGTCGGCGGGAGCGACGGGGTGGTGCCGCCGGATCCGGGGTCCGCGCGGCGGGGCGGCCGGGCGGTGAGCCAGCCGGGTGGCCGGGCGGCGGCGGCCAGCACCGGCAGCGCGAACATCGTCACCAGCCGGGTCGCGTTCAGCCCGACCGGGGTGTGCACCAGCGCCGCCGCCAGCACCCCGGCCGCCGCCAGCACCGCCGCCACCCGCACCGGCCGGTACGCCACCAGCGCCGCCACCAGCAGGCTGACGGTGACCGACCGCAGGGTGTCGGTGCGGCTGATGTTCATCCAGCCGCCCTCGCCGAACAGCAGCCCGGTGACCGCGAGCGGCACCGCCGCCGTGCCGCCGAGCAGCAGGCCGTCGGCGTACCGGCGGTCGACCAGCAACGCCGCCCCGACCAGGCCGACGAACAGCCCCGCCACCGGGCTGGTCGCCGAGGCCGCCAGCGCGCCGAGCACCACCAGGACCGGCCTGACCCGCCGCCAGCCCGGACCGGCCACCCGGCTTGCGCCGGGACCGGCGGCCCGACGTCTGCCCGGATCGGCGGCCTGCGGTCCTCCGGGACCGGCGGCCCGACGTCCACCCGGATCGGGCGTTCGACGCGCGCTCCGGTCGGCCGGCGGCGTTCCGGGTGCGGCGTCGGCCGTCGGCAGGGTCAGGGCGAGCAGGGCGACCAGCCCGAACGCCACCCCGAGGGCGTAGGTGACCCGGCCGGAGACCAGGTTGCCGGTGATCGTCAGCACCCCGACCAGGCTGCCGAGCAGCGGCCTGGGCACACCGGTCCGCACCAGCAGGGCGGCGAACGCGGCGGCCGAGCCGACCAGTGCCAGCGCGCCCGTCGGCCGTACCCCGAGGGTCGCCATCAGCGGCGGCGAGACCAGGCTGTAGCCGAACGGCTGGATGCCGGCGTACCAGCGCAGGTCGACCAGGGCGAAGCCGTGCGCGGCGAAGAAGTCGGCGCGGGCCACCTGGGCGGACAGGTCCGAGCCCAGCCGGGGCAGCGCCAGCCACACCCCGGCGAGCACGACGGCGAAACCGGTGGCCGACCCCACCACCCTGTTGCCCCGCATGCCCACCTCCGGTCCGCGATCACGCTACTGGCAGCATGACGGACGTGCCTCACCACCTGTCCCGCTGGCTCGGTCTGTCCGGTTCGGTGCTGCTCGCCGTCGCCGCGTACCTCGGGGGCGCGCTGCCGGGGTCGGAGCTGCGCCCCACCCCGGTCACCATCTGGCAGAGCCGGCACGGGCCGCTCGTCCTGGCCCTCTGGCTGGTCGGCACCGGGCTGCTGGCCTGGGCGTGGTGGAGCCTGCGCGACCGGGTGCCGTCGGCCCGGTGGGCACTGGTCACCGCCGGGCTCTGGGTGCTGCCGCTGCTGTTCGCGCCGCCGCTGGGCAGCCGGGACGTGTACGCGTACGCCTGTCAGGGGGCCAGCTACGCGGCCGGGATCAACCCGTACGAGCAGGGGGTGTCGGCGCTGCCCTGCCCCTGGATCGACACCATCTCCTACATCTGGCGGGACACCCCGGCACCGTACGGGCCGCTCTTCGTGCTGCTCGCCGGGGCGATCGTCCGGGCCACCGGGTCACTCGACACCGACACCGCGCTGGCCGTGAACATCGCCCTCTTCCGGGTGCTCGCGGTGCTCGGGGTGGCGACGGCCGCGGCCTGCCTGCCGGTGCTGGCCCGGCGCTGCGGGGTGCCGGTGGGCCGGGCGCTCTGGCTGGCGCTGGCCTCCCCGCTGGTCGGCGTGCACCTGATCTCCGGGGCGCACAACGACGCGCTGATGATCGGCCTGCTGGCCGCCGGGCTGGCCGTGGTGGCGGCCAACCCGGGGCGGCGCTGGCCGCTGCTGGCCGGCGGGGTGCTGCTCGGCCTGGCCGGCGCGGTGAAGGTGACCGCCCTGGTGGTGGTGCCGTTCGCGGTGCTGGCCGCGCTGGTCGGGCCGTACCGGATCCGGGCGCTGTGGCGTGACGGCCTGCCGGTCGCCGGCGGCGCGCTGGTCGCGGTGGTCGGCGCGACCCTGGCGGCGGGCCTGGACCTCGGGTGGATCGCCGGCCTGGAACAGGGTGGCCTGGTGATCGCCTGGACGTCGCCGCCGACCGCGGTCGGGCAGACCGTCGGCTACGTCGCGGCGCTGTTCGGCGCGGACGTCGACGCGCTGCCGGTGACCCGGGCGATCGGCATGGTGGTGCTGGCGGTGCTGCTGGTCTGGTTGTGGTGGCGGGCCCGCACCCGGGATCCGCTCTGGCACGCCGGCCTGGCCCTGGCCGCGACGGTGGCCCTCGCACCGCTGTTCCACCCCTGGTACTGGCTCTGGCCGATGGCGGTGCTCGCCGCGACGACCCACCGCGCCACCCGGTGGTTCGCGCTGGTGGCGTTGATCTCGGCGTTCCTGGTGCTGCCCGACGGCACCGGGCTGCCCCGGTTCACCAAGATGCCCGGAGCCCCGCTGATGACGCTGTTGGTGATCGTGGTGGCCGTCCGGTTGGTACGGTCGGCTCGGGCGGCCCGGCGGCCCGCCACCGCCGTTTCGACCGCCGACTGAGGAGATGGCCGGTGACCGGACCGGGCGGGGTGCGCGTGGCGCGCTACCTCGGGTTGACCGGGGCGGTGCTGCTCGCGGTGGCCGGCTGGCTGGGCGGGGTGCTGCCCACGGTGCCGCCGACCGGCCCGTGGCGGGCGCCGCACGGCCCCGTGGCGGTGTCGTGCTGGCTGGTCGGGACGGCGCTGATGGTGGCCGCCTGGTGGGCGTTGCGCGCCGGTGCCCCGTCGACCCGGTGGGCGTACGTCACCGCCGGGCTCTGGGCGCTGCCGCTGCTGGTCACCCCGCCGCTGGCCAGCCGGGACGTCTACTCGTACGCCTGCCAGGGCTGGTCGTACGCGGCCGGGCACGACCCGTACCGGGTGGGGGTGGCGGTGGCCGGCTGCCCGTGGGTGGAGTCGGTCGCGCCGATCTGGCGGGACACCCCGGCCCCGTACGGCCCGGCCTTCGTGCTGCTGGCCGCGCTGGCCGCCGGGCTCGGCGGCACCCTGGTCGGCACCCTGGTGGTGCTGCGGCTGTACGCGGTGGCCGGGGTGCTGCTGGTGGCGCTCTGCCTGCCCGGCCTGGCCCGCGCCGCCGGGGTGCCCACCCGCCGGGCGGCCTGGCTGGCGCTGGCCTCCCCGCTGGTCGGGGTGCACCTGGTGGCCGGCGCGCACAACGACGCGGTGATGCTCGGCCTGCTGCTGTTCGGTCTGCTGGTGCTGGTCCGGTCACCCGGGCGGGGGCGGGCGCTGCTCGTCGCCGGGGTGCTGCTGGGGCTGGCGGTGGCGGTGAAGGCGACCGCGGTGGTGGTGCTGCCCTTCGCGGCCCTGACGGCGCTGCACGGCCGGTACACCTGGCGGGGCCTGCTGCGTGACGGCGGGCGGCTGGCCGGGGCGGTGCTGGTCACCCTGGCGGCGGTCTCGGCGCTGTCCGGGCTGGGGCTGGGTTGGGTGGCCGGGCTGGCCCGCAGCGGTGACTCGCAGCAGTGGACGTCGCCGCCGACGGCGGTGGGTTTCGTGGTCGACTACGTCGGCGGGCTGGCCGGTCGGCAGCCGGGCGCGGTGCCGGTGACCCGGGCGGTGGGCCTGCTGGTGCTGGTGGTGGTGCTGGCGGTGCTCTGGTGGCGGGCGTGGACGGCGCTGCGCGGGCTCAACGACGTCCGGCAGCGGGTGCACCGGCTGGCCGCGGCCCGACCCCGGGTCACCCTGCTCGCGGCGGGGCTGGCGCTGGCGGCGACGGTGCTGCTCGCCCCGGTCCTGCACCCGTGGTACGTGACCTGGCCGCTGCTGGTGCTCGCGGTGTCGGCGACCCGGACGACCTGGCTGGTGCCGCCGGCGGCGGTGGCGGCCTTCCTCACCCTGCCCGACGGCACCACTGTCGCCCGGTACACCAAGGCGCCCGGCGCGATCGTGATGACCGCCCTGGTGGTGGCGGTGCTGGTCGGCGCGTTGCGGGGCGGCTGGACGAACGGAACGGGCCGGCGTCGCGGAGGCGACGCCGGCCCGGCCGGTGGAACGTGACCGTCGAGGTGGGCCTCAGCAGTCGAAGTACATGGCGAACTCGTGCGGGGTCGGGCGCAGGCGCACCGGGTCGACCTCGTTGGCCCGCTTCCAGCTGACCCAGGTGGAGATCAGGTCGGGCGTGAAGACGCCACCGTCGAGCAGGTAGTCGTGGTCGGCCTCGAGGGCGTCGAGCACCTCCGGCAGCGAGCCCGGCACCTGCTTGACGTCGCCCCACTCCTCCGGCGGGAGGTCGTAGAGGTCCTTGTCGATCGGGGCCGGCGGCTCGATCTTGCTCTTGATGCCGTCCAGGCCGGCCATCATCATCGCCGAGAAGGCGAGGTACGGGTTGCTGGACGGGTCCGGCACCCGGAACTCGACCCGCTTGGCCTTGGCGCTGGCGCCGGTGACCGGGATGCGGGTGCAGGCGGAGCGGTTGCGCTGCGAGTAGACCAGGTTCACCGGGGCCTCGTAGCCGGGCACCAGCCGGCGGTACGAGTTGACCGTCGGGTTGGTGAACGCCAGCAGCGACGGCGCGTGGTGCAGCAGACCACCGATGTACCAGCGGGCCATGTCCGACAGGCCGGCGTAGCCGGTCTCGTCGTAGAACAGCGGCTCACCGTTGAGCCAGAGGCTCTGGTGGGTGTGCATGCCGGAGCCGTTGTCGCCGAAGAGCGGCTTGGGCATGAAGGTGGCGGTCTTGCCGTTGGCCCAGGCCTCGTTCTTCACGATGTACTTGAAGAGCTGGAGCTGGTCGCCGGCGTGCAGCAGGGTGGAGAACTTGTAGTTGATCTCCGACTGGCCGGCGGTGCCGACCTCGTGGTGCGAACGCTCCACGGTGAAGCCGCCGTCGACCAGGCGACGCACGATCGAGTCACGCAGGTCGGCGTAGTGGTCCACCGGCGGCACCGGGAAGTAGCCGCCCTTGTACGCAGTCTTGTAGCCGCGGTTGCCGCCGGCCTCCTC
Above is a window of Micromonospora rifamycinica DNA encoding:
- the mptB gene encoding polyprenol phosphomannose-dependent alpha 1,6 mannosyltransferase MptB, which encodes MTGPGGVRVARYLGLTGAVLLAVAGWLGGVLPTVPPTGPWRAPHGPVAVSCWLVGTALMVAAWWALRAGAPSTRWAYVTAGLWALPLLVTPPLASRDVYSYACQGWSYAAGHDPYRVGVAVAGCPWVESVAPIWRDTPAPYGPAFVLLAALAAGLGGTLVGTLVVLRLYAVAGVLLVALCLPGLARAAGVPTRRAAWLALASPLVGVHLVAGAHNDAVMLGLLLFGLLVLVRSPGRGRALLVAGVLLGLAVAVKATAVVVLPFAALTALHGRYTWRGLLRDGGRLAGAVLVTLAAVSALSGLGLGWVAGLARSGDSQQWTSPPTAVGFVVDYVGGLAGRQPGAVPVTRAVGLLVLVVVLAVLWWRAWTALRGLNDVRQRVHRLAAARPRVTLLAAGLALAATVLLAPVLHPWYVTWPLLVLAVSATRTTWLVPPAAVAAFLTLPDGTTVARYTKAPGAIVMTALVVAVLVGALRGGWTNGTGRRRGGDAGPAGGT
- a CDS encoding helix-turn-helix domain-containing protein, which gives rise to MLTAVGPRLRALRQQRGVTLSQLGAGTGISVSTLSRLESGGRRPTLELLLALARFHRVPLDDLVGTPQIGDPRVHRRPVLRHGVTIVPLSRRPGGVQAYKMMYPPGVPVGEPSQQVHEGYEWLYVLSGRVRLLLGGHDLTLDAGEVAEFDTRTPHWFGNPFDAPAELLSLFGPQGERLHVRARPATPPPALPR
- the mptB gene encoding polyprenol phosphomannose-dependent alpha 1,6 mannosyltransferase MptB; translation: MPHHLSRWLGLSGSVLLAVAAYLGGALPGSELRPTPVTIWQSRHGPLVLALWLVGTGLLAWAWWSLRDRVPSARWALVTAGLWVLPLLFAPPLGSRDVYAYACQGASYAAGINPYEQGVSALPCPWIDTISYIWRDTPAPYGPLFVLLAGAIVRATGSLDTDTALAVNIALFRVLAVLGVATAAACLPVLARRCGVPVGRALWLALASPLVGVHLISGAHNDALMIGLLAAGLAVVAANPGRRWPLLAGGVLLGLAGAVKVTALVVVPFAVLAALVGPYRIRALWRDGLPVAGGALVAVVGATLAAGLDLGWIAGLEQGGLVIAWTSPPTAVGQTVGYVAALFGADVDALPVTRAIGMVVLAVLLVWLWWRARTRDPLWHAGLALAATVALAPLFHPWYWLWPMAVLAATTHRATRWFALVALISAFLVLPDGTGLPRFTKMPGAPLMTLLVIVVAVRLVRSARAARRPATAVSTAD
- the glnA gene encoding type I glutamate--ammonia ligase — translated: MFANPEELLRYLKNEDVKFVDVRFCDLPGVMQHFNLPVESFDDSVFTDGLAFDGSSIRGFQAIHESDMLLLPDVATAFIDPFRAQKTLALNFFIHDPFTREAYSRDPRNVAKKAEAYLAASGIADTAYFGAEAEFYIFDSIRHETSAHQSFYYIDSIEGAWNSGREEAGGNRGYKTAYKGGYFPVPPVDHYADLRDSIVRRLVDGGFTVERSHHEVGTAGQSEINYKFSTLLHAGDQLQLFKYIVKNEAWANGKTATFMPKPLFGDNGSGMHTHQSLWLNGEPLFYDETGYAGLSDMARWYIGGLLHHAPSLLAFTNPTVNSYRRLVPGYEAPVNLVYSQRNRSACTRIPVTGASAKAKRVEFRVPDPSSNPYLAFSAMMMAGLDGIKSKIEPPAPIDKDLYDLPPEEWGDVKQVPGSLPEVLDALEADHDYLLDGGVFTPDLISTWVSWKRANEVDPVRLRPTPHEFAMYFDC